One Alkalicoccus halolimnae DNA segment encodes these proteins:
- a CDS encoding sensor histidine kinase, with product MVLLRESQLHKKEEKGRGGMETAASPMELQKKFAAFVQELFPETPVLTIMPEEFPEALTHEHRYIMENLDDKGLLRESRPLIFYYHSITGAETRAQLFPCGRVFVVLKKPVFPLLLLTRKTSIKQMFRHVQFIHHFLVTKQEREEALKAEWSEFISQGIHDSLAQQLFFISAKTFELRMSLPAAVTKEDKTYVKLGELEEAVQRVQSDTRSYIAYLKGDHKKTELFEALENMLAKRLAPHPVTYRFHTKGRVVNEKLLVEETIYHVVEEIISNALKHGKISHVDVDLQVNAVQWELRITDDGIGLPAEIQEASNEKNYGLSGMKRRIEDVNGYISYHRIKDTGTFIECIIPRGGEGKDE from the coding sequence TTGGTTCTTCTGCGGGAAAGTCAATTGCATAAAAAGGAAGAAAAAGGAAGGGGAGGGATGGAAACAGCGGCCTCTCCTATGGAGCTTCAGAAAAAGTTTGCAGCTTTTGTGCAGGAACTTTTTCCGGAAACACCTGTGCTGACGATCATGCCAGAAGAATTTCCGGAAGCGTTAACCCATGAACACCGGTATATCATGGAAAATTTGGACGATAAGGGACTGCTCCGGGAGAGCAGACCGTTAATTTTTTACTACCATTCCATAACCGGTGCTGAAACGAGAGCTCAGCTTTTTCCGTGCGGACGTGTTTTTGTCGTGCTGAAAAAACCTGTTTTTCCGCTTCTTCTGTTAACAAGAAAAACGTCCATTAAACAAATGTTCCGGCACGTACAGTTCATTCATCATTTCCTCGTGACAAAGCAGGAGCGGGAAGAAGCACTGAAAGCGGAATGGAGTGAATTCATTTCTCAGGGCATCCATGACAGCCTGGCTCAGCAGCTGTTTTTTATATCAGCAAAAACATTTGAACTGCGCATGTCGCTTCCGGCTGCTGTAACGAAGGAAGATAAAACATACGTCAAGCTCGGAGAACTGGAAGAAGCTGTGCAAAGAGTGCAGTCAGACACGAGAAGCTACATCGCCTATTTAAAAGGGGATCACAAAAAAACGGAACTATTTGAAGCTTTGGAAAATATGCTGGCGAAAAGGCTGGCTCCTCACCCTGTCACGTACCGTTTTCATACGAAGGGAAGAGTAGTAAACGAAAAGCTGCTCGTAGAAGAAACGATCTATCACGTCGTGGAAGAAATAATCAGTAATGCGCTTAAGCATGGGAAAATTTCTCATGTTGATGTCGACCTGCAGGTAAATGCTGTTCAGTGGGAGCTGCGTATTACTGATGATGGCATCGGTCTTCCGGCAGAAATACAGGAAGCTTCCAATGAGAAAAATTACGGGTTGTCAGGAATGAAGCGGCGTATAGAAGATGTAAACGGATATATATCGTATCACCGCATAAAAGATACGGGCACATTCATTGAATGTATTATTCCCAGAGGAGGAGAAGGAAAAGATGAGTAA
- a CDS encoding response regulator, which yields MSKILIADDHQIVKDGIRMILESVDFIKEVEEANDGDEMLRKALEFQPDLILSDLKMPGMSVLESTTVIKEKYPHTKIVVLTAYDDHGDIYRAMQNEVDGYLMKDTPPAQIIETIQEVLSGATHFQPNVSNLKENPETLIKLTPREKEVYRHLAENLSNQEIADKLLVSETTVKSHVSQILRKTGQPNRSQAVQFGLKHNLLNSNHPDASN from the coding sequence ATGAGTAAAATACTAATCGCAGATGACCACCAGATCGTCAAAGACGGAATCCGCATGATCCTGGAATCGGTGGATTTTATTAAAGAAGTTGAAGAAGCAAATGATGGAGACGAAATGCTTCGAAAAGCTCTGGAATTTCAGCCGGATTTAATTTTATCAGATTTGAAAATGCCGGGGATGTCTGTACTGGAAAGTACGACAGTTATTAAAGAGAAATATCCGCATACAAAAATCGTCGTATTAACAGCCTACGATGATCATGGTGACATTTATCGGGCCATGCAGAATGAAGTAGACGGATATTTGATGAAAGATACGCCGCCTGCCCAAATAATTGAAACGATTCAGGAAGTGCTTTCCGGGGCAACGCATTTTCAGCCGAACGTCAGTAATTTAAAAGAAAATCCGGAAACGCTGATCAAGTTGACGCCGCGGGAAAAAGAAGTTTATCGTCATCTCGCAGAAAATTTAAGCAATCAGGAAATTGCGGATAAGCTGCTCGTTTCGGAAACAACAGTGAAAAGCCACGTCAGCCAGATTCTTCGAAAGACTGGTCAGCCAAACCGTTCACAGGCTGTCCAGTTCGGGCTTAAGCATAATCTGCTTAATTCCAATCATCCCGATGCCTCGAACTAA